One Rhododendron vialii isolate Sample 1 chromosome 2a, ASM3025357v1 genomic region harbors:
- the LOC131316743 gene encoding sulfate transporter 3.1-like, producing the protein MGNADFECRHRVGVPPPKPFLLSLKSSLKEAFFPDDPLRQFQNQPPGRKLVLGLQYFVPILEWAPRYTFEYFKADVVAGITIASLAVPQGISYANLANLPPILGLYSSFVPPLVYAMLGSSKDLGVGTVAVASLLISSMLTKEVNPVQNPKLYVQLALTSTFFAGVFQAALGFLRLGFIVDFLSHATIVGFMGGAATVVCLQQLKGILGLVHFTHGTDLVSVMRSILTQTHQWRWESGVLGCCFLSFLILTRYFSKRKGAFFWVNALAPLMSVILGSLVVYLTHAEKHGVQVIGHLKKGLNPPSVSELAFGSEYLPTAIKTGIITGVIALAEGIAVGRSFAMFKNYHIDGNKEMIAFGMMNIAGSCTSCYLTTGPFSRTAVNFNAGCKTAVSNIVMAMAVMFTLLFLTPLFHYTPLVVLSSIIIAAMLGLIDYEAAIHLWKVDKFDFVVCIGSFLGVVFGSVEIGLVIAVVISLLRVLLFVARPKTHVLGNIPNSVAFRSIDQYPVARSIPGILILQIDAPIYFTNANYLRERISRWIDEEEDKLKSSLEIELHYVILDMSAVGSIDTSGISMLEEIKKTLDRRGLKLVLANPKSEVMKKLDKSKFIEAIGEEWIYLTVAEAVGACNFMLHSCKSNSTKTIESEEAQADNIV; encoded by the exons ATGGGCAACGCCGACTTCGAGTGCCGACACCGAGTCGGTGTGCCCCCGCCGAAACCCTTCCTCCTCTCCCTGAAATCCTCCCTCAAGGAGGCTTTCTTCCCCGACGACCCTCTCCGCCAGTTCCAGAACCAACCGCCAGGCCGGAAATTGGTGCTGGGCCTGCAGTACTTTGTGCCGATCCTCGAGTGGGCCCCGCGGTACACGTTCGAGTACTTTAAGGCTGACGTGGTGGCCGGGATCACCATTGCCAGCCTCGCCGTGCCGCAGGGGATTAGTTATGCCAACTTGGCCAACTTGCCTCCCATTCTGGGACTAT ATTCAAGCTTTGTGCCGCCGCTGGTGTACGCCATGTTGGGGAGTTCGAAAGATCTGGGGGTGGGGACGGTGGCCGTCGCATCGCTTCTGATTTCCTCCATGTTAACGAAGGAAGTCAATCCCGTTCAAAACCCTAAGCTTTACGTTCAGCTGGCTCTCACCTCAACTTTCTTCGCCGGAGTCTTTCAAGCTGCTTTGGGCTTCTTAAG GCTAGGTTTTATAGTGGATTTCCTGTCGCACGCGACGATAGTGGGGTTCATGGGTGGAGCCGCCACGGTGGTGTGCTTGCAGCAGCTGAAAGGGATACTGGGTCTGGTCCATTTCACTCATGGCACTGATCTTGTCTCCGTCATGCGATCCATCCTTACCCAAACACACCAG TGGAGATGGGAAAGTGGAGTATTGGGCTGTTGTTTCCTCTCCTTTCTGATCCTTACCAGATATTTT AGCAAAAGGAAGGGAGCTTTCTTTTGGGTAAATGCATTGGCGCCTCTAATGTCTGTTATTCTGGGAAGCCTAGTTGTCTACCTCACCCATGCTGAAAAACATGGAGTCCAAGTC ATTGGGCACTTGAAGAAAGGATTGAATCCGCCATCCGTGTCGGAACTGGCTTTCGGATCAGAGTATCTTCCTACAGCCATTAAAACAGGAATCATCACGGGTGTCATCGCTCTAGCT GAAGGAATAGCAGTGGGGAGAAGTTTTGCAATGTTCAAGAATTACCATATCGATGGGAACAAAGAGATGATCGCTTTCGGGATGATGAATATTGCTGGCTCCTGCACTTCTTGCTACTTGACCACAG GGCCATTTTCGCGGACAGCTGTGAATTTCAACGCGGGATGCAAGACGGCGGTGTCCAATATTGTGATGGCTATGGCAGTGATGTTTACATTGTTGTTCCTCACTCCTCTGTTCCATTACACTCCGCTGGTTGTGCTTTCTTCCATCATAATCGCAGCCATGCTCGGCCTCATCGACTACGAGGCCGCCATCCACCTGTGGAAGGTCGACAAATTTGACTTTGTCGTGTGCATCGGCTCTTTCTTGGGTGTCGTTTTCGGTAGCGTTGAGATCGGCTTAGTCATCGCG GTTGTGATATCATTGCTCCGGGTGCTGCTATTTGTAGCAAGGCCGAAAACTCATGTTCTTGGCAACATTCCCAATTCCGTTGCGTTCAGAAGCATCGATCAGTACCCAGTCGCTCGCAGCATTCCTGGAATTCTTATTCTTCAAATCGACGCTCCCATTTACTTCACCAATGCAAACTACTTGAGAGAAAG GATCTCGAGATGGATCGATGAGGAGGAAGACAAGCTGAAATCTTCGTTAGAGATTGAATTGCACTATGTCATACTGGATATGAGCG CTGTAGGCAGCATTGATACAAGTGGAATTAGCATGCttgaagaaatcaagaaaaccCTTGATAGAAGGGGTCTCAAG CTTGTGTTAGCAAACCCTAAAAGCGAGGTGATGAAGAAGCTGGACAAGTCCAAGTTCATTGAAGCAATTGGCGAGGAATGGATATACCTCACGGTTGCGGAGGCTGTTGGAGCTTGCAACTTCATGCTTCATTCCTGCAAATCCAATTCCACTAAGACAATTGAATCAGAGGAGGCTCAGGCAGACAACATTGTATAA